The Rhineura floridana isolate rRhiFlo1 chromosome 8, rRhiFlo1.hap2, whole genome shotgun sequence genome includes a region encoding these proteins:
- the LOC133363274 gene encoding myelin protein zero-like protein 1 isoform X2, whose product MASCSSAAKIEDVEEVSLPTELSVESGTDAKLPCTFTSSEEISTATSVTWSFQPEGSNARPITFFYYSDGKEYNGRNTQFSGRSTWAGDFYMKDASIKVANMQTIDNGTYFCDVKNPPDIVTEPEQVEVKVLERVKMLSPGRAAATPGITTTTTTTTSSGNISLNRVSFWLFVLQCCCILASFQSCLF is encoded by the exons ATGGCATCTTGTTCTTCAGCAGCAAAGATTGAAGATGTTGAAGAAGTGTCCTTACCAACAGAACTGTCTGTGGAGTCTGGCACAGATGCAAAGCTTCCATGCACATTCACATCATCAGAGGAGATTAGCACTGCAACATCTGTTACTTGGAGCTTTCAGCCAGAGGGATCAAATGCTCGTCCCATAACA TTTTTCTATTATTCAGATGGGAAAGAATATAATGGAAGGAACACACAATTCAGTGGCCGAAGCACATGGGCTGGAGATTTTTACATGAAAGATGCATCCATCAAGGTAGCAAACATGCAAACTATAGACAATGGCACTTATTTCTGTGATGTTAAGAACCCGCCAGACATAGTTACTGAGCCAGAGCAAGTTGAAGTTAAAGTTTTGGAGAGAGTGAAAATGTTGAGCCCTGGAAGAGCAGCAGCAACCCCTGGAATTACCACAACTACAaccacaaccacaagctctggaAACATTTCACTGAACAGGGTATCATTTTGGCTGTTTGTCCTTCAATGCTGCTGCATTTTAGCATCTTTTCAAAGCTGTTTGTTCTGA